A genomic segment from Glycine max cultivar Williams 82 chromosome 1, Glycine_max_v4.0, whole genome shotgun sequence encodes:
- the LOC100795946 gene encoding rab escort protein 1: protein MTEPQDPFSYPPIDPVNFDLIIVGTALSESVIAAAASAVGKTILHLDPNSFYGSHFASLSLHDLTSYLTSPHSLPSAATAAASSDSDDIVVVDLVHQPLCTDAETATYDESAFLSENSRKFNIDLGGPRALFCADKTIDLLMKSGAAQYLEFKGIDESFVYEANAGLANVPDSRGAIFRDKKLSLKEKNQLMRFFKLVQQHLDDTQEEKIPKEDLEIPFVSFLEKMKLPPKIKSILLYAIAMLDYDQDNNEVCEELLKTKDGIDCLAQYSSSVGRFPNAPGALLYPIYGEGELPQAFCRRAAVKGCIYVLRMPVVSLLMDKVTGSYKGVRLASGQDLYSHQLILDPSFTIPSPLSLSLGDFPSERLQMLSQRDIKGMVARGICITRSSIKPDVSSCSVVYPPRSLYPEQVTSIKALQIGSNLAVCPAGTFILYLSTLCNDADEGKKLLKAAMNALLTLPVSGNSESIPSVQSDSEDIKPIVLWSAFYIQKLIMSKFEFISSTPTPDGNLNYNALLDATEKLFNQMYPNEEFFPKATSPEDPTDEDDNGLTLDS, encoded by the exons ATGACCGAACCTCAAGACCCCTTCTCCTACCCTCCCATTGACCCCGTCAACTTCGATCTCATCATCGTCGGCACCGCCCTATCGGAATCCGTCATCGCCGCCGCCGCCTCCGCCGTCGGCAAAACCATCCTCCACCTCGACCCCAACTCCTTCTACGGCAGCCACTTCGCTTCTCTCTCCCTCCACGATCTCACTTCCTACCTCACTTCCCCGCACTCCCTCCCCTCCGCCGCAACCGCCGCCGCATCCTCCGACTCTGACGACATCGTTGTCGTCGACCTCGTCCACCAACCCCTCTGCACCGACGCGGAAACCGCGACCTACGATGAATCCGCGTTTCTCAGCGAAAATTCGCGAAAATTCAACATCGATTTGGGAGGTCCCAGGGCGCTGTTCTGCGCGGACAAGACGATCGATCTGTTGATGAAATCGGGCGCTGCGCAGTATTTGGAGTTCAAAGGAATCGACGAGAGCTTCGTCTATGAAGCGAACGCGGGTTTGGCGAACGTGCCGGATTCTCGAGGAGCGATTTTCAGAGACAAGAAGCTTTCGCTGAAGGAGAAGAACCAGTTGATGAGGTTCTTCAAGCTGGTTCAGCAGCACCTCGATGATACTCAGGAGGAGAAGATTCCCAAGGAGGATTTGGAGATTCCGTTTGTTAGTTTCTTGGAGAAGATGAAGTTGCCGCCTAAGATAAAATC GATTCTTTTGTATGCTATAGCCATGCTAGATTATGATCAAGACAACAACGAGGTTTGTGAAGAGTTACTTAAAACAAAAGATGGAATAGATTGTTTAGCTCAATACAGCTCATCTGTTGGAAG GTTTCCCAATGCTCCTGGGGCTTTGCTTTATCCTATTTATGGTGAAGGAGAACTACCACAGGCCTTTTGTCGTCGTGCTGCTGTCAAAGGTTGCATTTAT GTTCTAAGAATGCCGGTTGTTTCGCTGCTTATGGATAAG GTTACTGGGTCTTATAAAGGTGTTAGATTAGCTTCAGGGCAGGATTTATACAGCCACCAACTAATCCTGGACCCATCCTTCACAATTCCATCACCGTTGTCTTTGTCTCTAGGAGATTTTCCCAGTGAAAGGCTCCAAATGTTGAGTCAGAGAGATATTAAAGGAATGGTGGCTAGGGGAATATGTATCACAAGGAGTTCAATAAAGCCAGATGTATCAAGTTGCTCAGTGGTGTATCCTcctagat CTTTGTATCCTGAACAGGTGACTTCAATCAAAGCTCTTCAGATAGGATCAAATCTCGCTGTTTGTCCTGCAGGAAC CTTTATTTTATACCTTTCCACTTTGTGCAATGATGCCGATGAAGGAAAGAAGCTACTAAAAGCAGCCATGAATGCTCTACTTACGCTGCCTGTATCGGGAAACTCTGAAAGCATTCCAAGTGTTCAAAGTGACAGTGAAGATATAAAACCCATTGTGCTCTGGAGTGCATTTTATATTCAGAAATTAATTATG agtaaatttgaatttatcagCTCCACTCCTACACCGGATGGAAATCTGAACTACAATGCCCTTTTAGATGCGACCGAGAAG CTATTTAATCAGATGTACCCCAATGAAGAATTCTTTCCAAAGGCAACATCACCTGAAGATCCTACAGATGAGGATGATAATGGGTTAACTTTGGATAGCTAA
- the LOC102667531 gene encoding pentatricopeptide repeat-containing protein At4g13650: protein MIRHAAFDPEVASKVCSVIEPFLLSLAKTSNPITLRYCNQIHAKLIVSQCISQTHLTNTLLSLYAKFGHFHHAHLLFDQMSHRNVVTWTTLISSHLRTGSLPKAFEMFNQMCALNERPNEYTFSVLLRACATPSLWNVGLQIHGLLVRSGLERNKFAGSSIVYMYFKSGSNLGDAFRAFHDLLERDLVAWNVMIFGFAQVGDLSMVRRLFSEMWGVKGLKPDDSTFVSLLKCCSSLKELKQIHGLASKFGAEVDVVVGSALVDLYAKCGDVSSCRKVFDSMEEKDNFVWSSIISGYTMNKRGGEAVHFFKDMCRQRVRPDQHVLSSTLKACVELEDLNTGVQVHGQMIKYGHQSDCFVASVLLTLYASVGELVDVEKLFRRIDDKDIVAWNSMILAHARLAQGSGPSMKLLQELRGTTSLQIQGASLVAVLKSCENKSDLPAGRQIHSLVVKSSVSHHTLVGNALVYMYSECGQIGDAFKAFDDIVWKDDGSWSSIIGTYRQNGMESEALELCKEMLADGITFTSYSLPLSISACSQLSAIHVGKQFHVFAIKSGYNHDVYVGSSIIDMYAKCGIMEESEKAFDEQVEPNEVIYNAMICGYAHHGKAQQAIEVFSKLEKNGLTPNHVTFLAVLSACSHSGYVEDTLHFFALMLNKYKIKPESEHYSCLVDAYGRAGRLEEAYQIVQKVGSESAWRTLLSACRNHNNKEIGEKCAMKMIEFNPSDHVAYILLSNIYIGEGKWEEALKCRERMTEICVKKDPGSSWLI, encoded by the coding sequence ATGATCCGGCACGCAGCGTTTGACCCAGAAGTGGCAAGCAAAGTGTGTAGTGTGATTGAACCATTTTTGCTGTCACTGGCAAAGACTTCAAACCCCATAACTCTGAGATACTGCAACCAAATCCACGCAAAGCTCATAGTCTCCCAATGCATTTCACAGACCCACTTAACCAACACCCTCTTGAGCCTCTACGCCAAATTTGGCCACTTTCACCATGCCCACCTCCTGTTCGACCAAATGTCTCACAGGAACGTTGTCACCTGGACAACCTTAATTTCGTCGCATCTCCGAACTGGGTCACTTCCAAAAGCCTTTGAGATGTTCAATCAAATGTGTGCTTTGAATGAGAGACCCAATGAGTACACCTTCTCTGTCCTGCTTCGAGCTTGTGCCACTCCTTCATTGTGGAATGTGGGTTTGCAGATTCATGGCCTGCTGGTTCGGTCTGGGCTCGAGAGAAACAAGTTTGCTGGGAGCTCTATTGTGTATATGTACTTTAAAAGTGGTAGTAATCTCGGGGATGCCTTTCGTGCTTTTCATGACTTGTTGGAGAGAGACCTTGTTGCATGGAATGTTATGATTTTTGGGTTTGCTCAAGTTGGTGACTTAAGCATGGTTCGTAGGTTGTTTTCTGAAATGTGGGGAGTCAAAGGCTTGAAACCTGATGATAGTACCTTTGTTAGCTTACTTAAGTGTTGTTCTTCGTTGAAAGAGTTAAAGCAAATTCATGGGCTTGCATCTAAGTTTGGTGCTGAAGTTGATGTTGTGGTGGGCAGTGCCCTGGTTGACTTGTATGCCAAATGTGGGGATGTAAGTTCTTGCAGGAAAGTCTTTGACTCCATGGAGGAGAAGGACAATTTTGTTTGGAGTTCTATCATTTCAGGCTATACCATGAATAAGAGAGGAGGGGAAGCTGTGCATTTCTTCAAGGACATGTGTAGACAAAGGGTGAGACCAGATCAGCACGTGCTATCAAGTACTTTGAAAGCTTGCGTTGAATTAGAGGACTTGAACACAGGAGTTCAAGTGCATGgccaaatgataaaatatggGCATCAAAGCGATTGCTTTGTAGCAAGCGTGTTGTTGACTCTCTATGCCAGTGTCGGTGAacttgtggatgtggaaaagtTGTTCAGAAGAATTGATGATAAAGATATTGTAGCATGGAACTCAATGATCTTGGCTCATGCTCGGTTGGCACAGGGATCTGGTCCCTCTATGAAACTATTACAAGAACTTCGTGGAACAACCTCTTTGCAAATTCAAGGTGCCTCCTTGGTTGCTGTTTTAAAGTCTTGTGAGAATAAATCAGATTTGCCTGCAGGTAGGCAAATTCATTCACTTGTAGTGAAATCAAGTGTAAGTCATCATACTTTGGTTGGCAATGCATTAGTCTACATGTACTCTGAGTGTGGACAAATTGGTGATGCATTTAAAGCTTTTGATGACATTGTCTGGAAAGATGATGGTTCTTGGAGTTCTATCATTGGAACTTATAGACAAAATGGGATGGAATCAGAAGCTTTAGAGCTATGCAAAGAGATGTTGGCTGATGGAATCACTTTTACGAGTTATAGCCTTCCTCTGTCTATTTCAGCTTGCTCGCAACTTTCAGCTATACATGTGGGTAAACAGTTCCATGTTTTTGCTATCAAGTCTGGTTACAACCATGATGTGTATGTTGGAAGCTCCATTATAGATATGTACGCTAAATGTGGAATCATGGAGGAGTCAGAGAAAGCTTTTGATGAACAAGTAGAGCCTAATGAAGTAATTTATAATGCCATGATCTGTGGATATGCTCATCATGGAAAAGCACAACAAGCCATAGAAGTATTTAGTAAGTTGGAGAAGAATGGTTTAACCCCCAATCACGTAACTTTCTTAGCTGTACTATCAGCTTGTAGCCATTCGGGTTATGTAGAAGATACCTTGCATTTTTTTGCATTGATGCTTAACAAATACAAGATTAAGCCAGAATCTGAGCATTATTCGTGCTTAGTTGATGCCTATGGCCGGGCAGGAAGGCTTGAGGAAGCATACCAAATAGTGCAGAAGGTTGGAAGTGAATCAGCATGGAGAACATTACTAAGCGCTTGTAGGAATCATAATAACAAAGAAATTGGAGAAAAATGTGCAATGAAGATGATAGAATTCAATCCTAGTGATCATGTTGCCTATATTCTTCTTTCCAACATTTACATTGGAGAGGGAAAATGGGAAGAAGCTCTTAAATGTAGGGAGAGGATGACCGAGATTTGTGTGAAGAAAGATCCAGGTAGTAGTTGGTTGATCTGA
- the LOC113001653 gene encoding protein RKD5, producing MESTLLTNLLVFNNTLQPELMRSVHVYRRGDGEKREVEREFVFSESGSYGEMQATPIPGLVKSRVSEVCEGHRNGVWLCVFAFHADHTPQFCRIPPVLLVTRNPKLKMIPNLLDDLHVIYKLDRKEEDSDIAQDYTGEERQGNSNNCQPSWKVFPVLDQDLNCLPYEDDESESLDNETDVESSPGLLAKKKRAPSDLVAKISLSDLVKYFGMPIVEASRNLNVGLTVLKRKCREFGIPRWPHRKIKSLDSLIHDLQEEVKSQELEDREAALAVAKRQRMLESEKENIEKKPFMDIQSETKRFRQDVFKRRHRARAVGKHNSTVSST from the exons ATGGAGTCCACTTTGCTCACCAATCTACTAGTCTTCAACAACACCCTCCAACCAG AGTTAATGAGGAGTGTGCATGTGTACCGCCGAGGGGATGGAGAGAAAAGGGAAGTTGAGAGAGAGTTTGTGTTTTCAGAGAGCGGCTCCTATGGGGAAATGCAGGCTACCCCAATTCCTGGATTGGTAAAATCTCGTGTTTCTGAAGTGTGTGAAGGGCACCGAAATGGAGTGTGGCTTTGTGTCTTTGCGTTCCATGCCGATCACACTCCTCAATTTTGCCGCATTCCACCGGTTTTGTTGGTCACAAG aaaCCCAAAGCTTAAGATGATTCCAAACTTGCTTGATGATCTCCATGTGATATACAAGTTGGACCGGAAGGAGGAAGACAGTGATATAGCACAAGACTATACAGGGGAAGAAAGGCAAGGAAACAGCAACAATTGCCAACCATCATGGAAAGTCTTTCCTGTTCTTGATCAGGATCTCAATTGTCTTCCTTATGAAGACGACGAGTCTGAGTCACTGGACAATGAGACAGATGTTGAAAGCTCACCAG GTTTGCTAGCAAAGAAAAAGAGGGCACCCAGTGATCTTGTAgcaaaaatttctttatcaGATTTGGTCAAGTACTTTGGTATGCCAATTGTAGAAGCATCAAGAAATCTAAATGTTGGGCTCACTGTTCTCAAGAGAAAGTGCAGAGAATTTGGTATTCCCCGCTGGCCTCATAGGAAGATCAAATCACTTGACAGTCTCATTCATGATCTTCAG GAAGAGGTAAAGAGCCAAGAATTGGAGGACAGGGAAGCAGCTTTGGCAGTGGCCAAGAGGCAAAGGATGTTGGAGAGTGAAAAGGAAAACATAGAGAAGAAACCCTTCATGGACATACAAAGTGAGACCAAGAGATTCAGGCAAGATGTTTTCAAGAGAAGACATAGAGCTAGAGCTGTtggaaaacacaattcaacagTATCCAGCACATAG